One segment of Castanea sativa cultivar Marrone di Chiusa Pesio chromosome 3, ASM4071231v1 DNA contains the following:
- the LOC142628080 gene encoding proline-rich receptor-like protein kinase PERK9 has product MATTSPSPGSSPSAMPPSTTTTTSPSNSPPPPPQPSPITSRPPQTSSPPPIISPSPKTNATEIPPTSSPPPQSPPAVPTAPPPAPSSLPPTPVSPPPPSKPPTSPPPLTYNASPPLLSKSPPPPSFPTKGSPPPSPPPSPPLNSPTPKNSPPPPSPKSPESPPPPPNNPPESPTPIPALPPPQSSPPPPLPKSPRSPPPPPSKTPGKSPSPPQSSPPPPASSPPQSSPPPPAPSPHQSSPPPLPTTPPENLPPPPPSLSPNSAPLPPKSTPPGSKSIPPSNSPPKSSSPAPNILPAPLPPSPSPPSPSQNLIPPSNDKAPSNSTSPSAPESSSPTGNGAIGTAAVVAIGVVTGVILLSLIGVAVWCMRKRRKKYSGLGGYVMPSPHASSPKSESSITKTNSSAPLVQNSSGSNLVYCPPEPGGLGNSRSWFTYEELVKATNRFSDENLLGEGGFGCVYKGYLPDGREVAVKQLKIGGGQGEREFKAEVEIISRIHHRHLVSLVGYCISDNRRLLVYDYVPNNTLYFHLHGEGRPVLDWATRVKVAAGAARGLAYLHEDCHPRIIHRDIKSSNILLDSNFEAQVSDFGLAKLAIDANTHITTRVMGTFGYMAPEYASSGKLTDKSDVYSFGVVLLELITGRKPVDTCQPLGDESLVEWARPLLTSALDNEEFIDLADPRLEMNYVESEMFRMIEVAAACVRHSAAKRPRMGQVVRAFDGLATSDLTNGMRVGESEVYNSAQQSAEIRLFQRMAFGSQEYSTDFFSHSCLNSQEAMVNTGREDLI; this is encoded by the exons ATGGCAACCACATCACCATCACCAGGTTCATCTCCCTCAGCCATGCCACCATCTACTACAACTACAACTTCACCATCCaattcaccaccaccaccaccacagccATCCCCCATCACCAGTCGACCCCCACAAACCTCGTCTCCCCCTCCTATAATTTCCCCATCTCCTAAGACCAATGCTACTGAAATTCCTCCAACTTCATCCCCACCGCCTCAATCCCCTCCTGCTGTTCCAACAGCTCCTCCTCCGGCTCCATCCTCCCTACCACCCACACCAGTGTCACCTCCTCCTCCATCCAAACCACCTACATCACCACCACCTCTAACATATAATGCTTCTCCTCCTCTGCTCTCTAAGTCTCCTCCACCACCATCATTTCCAACAAAAGGTTCACCGCCTCCTTCTCCACCACCTAGTCCACCACTGAACTCACCTACACCTAAGAATTCACCTCCACCACCATCGCCTAAGTCCCCTGAAAGTCCACCACCGCCACCAAATAATCCGCCTGAAAGTCCAACCCCAATACCAGCACTGCCACCACCCCAAAGTTCACCTCCACCACCGTTACCAAAGTCTCCTAGAAGTCCACCGCCACCACCATCTAAGACACCTGGAAAATCACCCTCACCACCCCAAAGTTCACCTCCACCACCAGCATCTTCACCACCCCAAAGTTCACCTCCACCACCAGCACCTTCACCACACCAAAGTTCACCTCCGCCATTACCAACAACCCCTCCTGAAAATttacctccaccaccaccatcacttTCTCCCAATAGTGCACCTTTACCTCCTAAGAGTACCCCACCTGGTTCTAAATCAATTCCACCTTCTAATTCTCCTCCAAAGTCATCATCTCCAGCACCCAACATTCTACCGGCACCACTTCCACCATCTCCTTCTCCTCCATCACCAAGTCAAAATTTAATCCCACCATCAAATGATAAAGCTCCGAGCAATAGTACTAGTCCTAGTGCACCTGAAAGCTCAAGCCCCACTGGTAATGGGGCGATTGGTACTGCAGCTGTGGTAGCTATTGGTGTAGTGACAGGAGTCATACTGCTTAGCCTCATTGGAGTTGCTGTTTGGTGCATGAGGAAGcgaagaaaaaaatattctgGACTTGGTGGTTATGTCATGCCGTCCCCTCATGCCTCTTCCCCAAAATCAG AGTCATCCATTACAAAGACGAATTCCTCTGCTCCCCTTGTACAAAATAGTTCTGGAAGCAATCTTGTATATTGTCCACCAGAACCAGGTGGATTAGGCAATTCAAGGTCATGGTTTACATATGAAGAACTAGTCAAAGCCACAAATAGGTTTTCAGATGAGAATCTTCTGGGTGAAGGTGGATTTGGTTGTGTGTATAAGGGATACCTACCAGATGGAAGAGAGGTAGCAGTAAAGCAGCTAAAAATTGGTGGTGGTCAGGGTGAGCGAGAATTTAAAGCTGAAGTTGAGATTATTAGTCGCATACACCACCGGCATTTGGTTTCATTAGTGGGCTACTGCATTTCTGATAACCGAAGGCTGCTTGTCTATGACTATGTCCCTAACAATACCCTGTATTTCCATCTTCATG GTGAAGGTAGGCCAGTTCTGGACTGGGCAACACGTGTTAAGGTTGCTGCTGGTGCAGCTCGTGGGTTGGCTTATCTCCATGAAGACT GCCATCCTCGAATTATTCACAGGGATATCAAGTCCTCGAACATTCTTTTAGACAGCAACTTTGAAGCTCAg GTTTCGGACTTTGGACTAGCAAAATTAGCTATTGATGCAAATACACATATAACCACACGTGTTATGGGAACTTTTGG ATATATGGCTCCTGAATATGCATCAAGTGGCAAATTGACTGATAAATCTGATGTATACTCCTTTGGAGTGGTGCTTCTGGAACTAATTACTGGAAGGAAACCTGTGGATACATGCCAACCCTTGGGAGATGAGAGTCTAGTTGAATGG GCTCGACCTTTGCTGACTAGTGCACTTGATAATGAAGAATTCATAGATTTGGCAGATCCAAGGCTTGAAATGAACTATGTTGAGAGTGAAATGTTCCGTATGATTGAGGTAGCTGCTGCTTGTGTGCGACATTCAGCTGCCAAGAGGCCACGAATGGGACAG GTTGTTAGAGCTTTTGATGGTTTAGCTACTTCTGATCTAACCAATGGAATGAGAGTGGGAGAAAGCGAGGTATATAACTCTGCACAACAGTCTGCAGAAATCAGATTGTTTCAGAGAATGGCATTTGGTAGTCAAGAATACAGTACAGATTTTTTTAGCCACAGTTGCTTGAATAGTCAAGAGGCCATGGTAAATACTGGGAGGGAAGATTTAATATGA
- the LOC142628081 gene encoding uncharacterized protein LOC142628081, translating to MEDWNTLAADCVVISCCCQCLILQIIIFFLLKLPCKLIRKTREYAKKKLRQRRKNEKTIEKEINQGKDDFVGMNGGSFRIQVDRFLVDGDYGCGSCMQEVEKVLEEFSQEGEFAFGSFWGRNRSGTISTCVAKHEFDNSIVQFQIIEMVSSFSYS from the coding sequence ATGGAGGACTGGAACACGCTTGCCGCAGACTGTGTTGTTATATCTTGTTGCTGCCAGTGCTTGATCCTACAGATTATCATCTTCTTCTTGCTCAAGCTTCCATGCAAACTAATTCGTAAGACGAGAGAATATGCTAAGAAGAAGCTTCGACagagaaggaaaaatgagaagaCAATCGAAAAAGAAATCAATCAAGGCAAAGATGATTTTGTGGGAATGAATGGAGGGTCTTTTAGAATTCAAGTCGATAGGTTTCTTGTAGATGGAGACTATGGTTGTGGGTCATGTATGCAGGAAGTTGAGAAGGTGTTAGAGGAGTTTTCTCAGGAGGGGGAGTTTGCATTTGGAAGCTTTTGGGGTAGGAACCGATCAGGGACTATCTCAACTTGTGTAGCAAAACATGAATTTGATAATAGTATTGTACAGTTTCAAATAATTGAAATGGTCAGCTCTTTCAGTTATTCATAG